In the Streptobacillus moniliformis DSM 12112 genome, one interval contains:
- the rsmI gene encoding 16S rRNA (cytidine(1402)-2'-O)-methyltransferase, whose amino-acid sequence MLYIVGTPIGNLEDMTFRAVRTLKEVEYIFAEDTRITKRLLNYYEIDTKVYQYHEHNKQYQIENIIKLLKQEKNVAIVTDAGMPCISDPGYELVDAALKEEIKVTAIPGPSSITTGASIAGIDTRRMAYEGFLPKKKGRQTLFLKLQKEERAIIILESPNRVVKTLKDIQTYLGDRYVVITRELTKIYEEILRGKVSELIEKLEKRNIKGEIVLFIASGEENECDN is encoded by the coding sequence ATGTTATATATAGTAGGAACTCCTATAGGTAATTTAGAAGACATGACATTTAGAGCAGTAAGAACTTTAAAAGAAGTTGAATATATTTTCGCAGAAGATACAAGAATAACTAAAAGGTTATTAAATTATTATGAGATAGATACTAAGGTGTATCAATATCATGAGCATAATAAGCAATATCAGATTGAAAATATTATAAAACTTTTAAAACAAGAAAAAAATGTAGCCATAGTTACAGATGCTGGAATGCCATGTATATCAGATCCAGGATATGAGCTTGTAGATGCTGCATTAAAAGAAGAAATTAAAGTAACTGCAATTCCTGGACCTTCATCTATTACTACAGGTGCATCAATAGCAGGTATAGATACAAGACGTATGGCATATGAAGGTTTTTTACCTAAAAAGAAAGGAAGACAAACCCTATTTTTAAAACTTCAAAAAGAAGAAAGAGCTATTATTATTCTTGAATCACCAAATAGAGTTGTTAAAACTTTAAAGGATATACAAACATATTTGGGAGATAGATATGTTGTAATAACTCGTGAATTAACAAAGATTTATGAAGAAATTTTAAGAGGTAAAGTCAGTGAATTAATTGAAAAATTAGAAAAAAGAAATATAAAAGGTGAAATAGTACTTTTTATAGCAAGTGGAGAAGAAAATGAGTGTGATAATTAA
- a CDS encoding divergent PAP2 family protein, whose protein sequence is MSNGLIFGNKILDVVFISAFTAQIYKCFSPVIFKRKIDFTRLFSTGGMPSSHSSSTVSLCFSVGIVKGFSTTEFAIAFIFSLVTMYDATGIRQEAGKHAKILNSIIEEKRFLYKEEIKELKEFLGHTPLEVFAGAILGIVISFLMKGYLLS, encoded by the coding sequence ATGAGTAATGGCCTTATTTTTGGTAATAAAATACTTGATGTTGTATTTATTTCTGCATTTACTGCACAGATATACAAATGTTTTTCGCCTGTTATTTTTAAAAGAAAAATAGATTTTACAAGATTATTTTCTACTGGAGGAATGCCAAGTTCACATTCATCTTCTACAGTATCATTATGTTTTTCTGTTGGAATAGTAAAAGGTTTTTCAACTACAGAATTTGCTATTGCCTTTATATTTTCACTAGTAACAATGTATGATGCAACTGGAATAAGACAGGAAGCTGGCAAACATGCAAAAATATTAAATTCAATTATTGAAGAAAAAAGATTTCTGTATAAAGAAGAGATAAAGGAATTAAAAGAATTTTTAGGGCATACACCTTTAGAAGTATTTGCTGGAGCTATACTTGGTATAGTAATATCATTTTTAATGAAAGGATACTTGTTATCATAA
- a CDS encoding DEAD/DEAH box helicase: MNFKDYNLSNEMLEALEKKRFVSPSEIQALVIPELLKEETHLIGQAQTGTGKTAAFSIPILEKIIPTKKVKALILAPTRELANQVSDEIYSLKGKKEVKILAVYGGASIENQIKNLKKGVDIVVGTPGRVIDMINKGALKLNELEYFVLDEADEMLNMGFIEDIELILEKTNEDKKMLFFSATIPKPILAIAKRFMPEHKILKVQKKELTTHLTEQIYFEVRREDKFEALCRVLDYKPDFYGIVFCRTKSEVDEVTNKLKARNYDAEAIHGDITQGLREKALDLFKNKILNILVATDVAARGIDVSNLTHVINYSIPQESDSYVHRIGRTGRAGNKGIAITFVTPQESRKLAQIKRETKSDIKKENIPNVEDIINAKEELLIASVEEIMLENDYKLYLDLANKLLKGKNTEAAVASLLRHIYDDEFIPESYSKIKNVQVQIKDNTRLFIALGEKDGLNVNKLLKLIHEKTKVPGRKIKDVKVMPNFSFITVPLDEAEIIIKIFNKNTTKNSKPMVEVANSDKSGNGSNKKSRTKLGDSKKKRR; encoded by the coding sequence ATGAATTTTAAAGATTACAATTTAAGTAATGAAATGTTAGAAGCATTAGAAAAAAAGAGGTTTGTTTCACCAAGTGAAATACAAGCATTAGTTATTCCTGAATTATTGAAAGAGGAAACTCATTTAATAGGTCAGGCTCAAACAGGTACAGGTAAAACTGCGGCTTTTTCAATACCTATATTGGAAAAAATAATTCCTACAAAAAAGGTTAAAGCATTAATACTTGCTCCTACAAGGGAGCTGGCAAATCAAGTTAGTGATGAGATATATTCTTTAAAGGGTAAAAAAGAAGTTAAAATATTAGCTGTATATGGTGGTGCTTCAATTGAAAATCAAATTAAAAACTTAAAAAAGGGTGTTGATATAGTTGTAGGAACACCAGGGCGTGTTATTGACATGATTAACAAAGGAGCATTAAAATTAAATGAATTAGAGTATTTTGTCTTAGATGAAGCAGATGAAATGTTAAATATGGGATTTATTGAAGATATAGAACTAATATTAGAGAAAACAAATGAAGATAAAAAAATGCTATTTTTCTCTGCAACTATACCTAAACCAATACTTGCTATTGCAAAAAGATTTATGCCTGAACATAAGATATTAAAGGTTCAGAAAAAAGAATTAACAACACATTTAACTGAGCAAATATACTTTGAAGTTAGAAGAGAAGATAAATTTGAAGCTTTATGTAGAGTTTTAGACTATAAGCCAGATTTTTATGGTATAGTATTTTGTAGAACTAAATCAGAAGTTGATGAAGTTACAAATAAGTTAAAGGCTAGAAACTATGATGCTGAAGCAATACATGGGGATATAACTCAAGGATTAAGAGAAAAAGCATTAGATTTATTTAAAAATAAGATATTAAATATATTAGTTGCGACAGATGTTGCTGCTCGTGGAATAGACGTAAGTAATTTAACACATGTTATTAATTACTCTATACCACAAGAATCAGATTCTTATGTTCATAGAATAGGTAGAACAGGTAGAGCTGGAAATAAAGGTATTGCTATTACATTTGTAACACCTCAAGAATCAAGAAAATTAGCACAAATAAAAAGAGAAACTAAATCTGATATAAAGAAAGAAAATATACCAAATGTTGAAGACATTATTAATGCAAAAGAAGAATTATTAATTGCATCTGTAGAAGAAATAATGTTAGAAAATGATTATAAACTATATTTAGATTTAGCTAATAAACTATTAAAAGGTAAAAATACTGAAGCAGCTGTAGCTTCTTTATTAAGACATATATATGATGATGAATTTATTCCTGAAAGTTATAGTAAAATAAAGAATGTACAAGTTCAAATTAAAGATAATACAAGATTATTTATAGCTTTAGGTGAAAAAGATGGATTAAATGTAAATAAATTATTGAAACTTATACATGAAAAAACAAAGGTACCAGGGAGAAAAATTAAAGATGTAAAAGTAATGCCTAATTTCTCATTCATTACAGTACCTTTAGATGAGGCTGAAATAATAATTAAGATATTTAACAAAAACACTACAAAAAATAGCAAACCTATGGTTGAAGTTGCTAATTCTGATAAGTCTGGAAATGGATCAAATAAAAAAAGTAGAACAAAGCTAGGAGATAGCAAGAAAAAAAGAAGATAA
- a CDS encoding YhbY family RNA-binding protein, producing MNSKERNFLRKRAHGLEPVVRVGKEGLTDMVIESIKSYIEKNELMKVKLLQNSLEDVNIELINEIETKAKCFFVGSVGKVMIFFKEKRDKNKLGEITKEFIEFKKKWREINE from the coding sequence ATGAATAGTAAGGAAAGAAATTTTTTAAGAAAAAGAGCACATGGATTAGAGCCTGTAGTTAGAGTAGGAAAAGAGGGTTTAACTGACATGGTAATTGAAAGCATTAAATCATATATTGAAAAAAATGAATTGATGAAAGTTAAGTTATTACAAAATAGTTTAGAAGATGTTAATATTGAATTAATAAATGAAATTGAAACAAAAGCAAAATGTTTTTTTGTTGGTTCAGTTGGAAAAGTAATGATATTTTTCAAAGAAAAAAGAGATAAAAATAAGTTAGGTGAAATAACAAAAGAATTTATTGAATTTAAGAAAAAGTGGCGTGAAATTAATGAGTAA
- a CDS encoding TlyA family RNA methyltransferase, which translates to MKKRLDVLLVELGYFETREKAKREIMIGNVIINDRIETKAGTQFKEENIKDIRIKNKLKFVSRGGLKLEKAITYWNLDFKDKIILDIGASTGGFTDCALQNGAIKVFANDVGTNQLDYKLRSDERVISLEQIHVKDLELQEKVDYIVIDVSFISLTKVIPFFTKFSKEDTKVIALIKPQFEVGREKISKNGIVVDEKYHDEAIKKVISSFKDFNYEILDVIESPILGGKGNKEFLIYTKRSNL; encoded by the coding sequence ATGAAGAAAAGATTAGATGTACTTTTAGTAGAACTAGGATATTTTGAAACTAGAGAAAAAGCAAAAAGAGAAATTATGATAGGAAATGTTATTATAAATGATAGAATAGAAACTAAAGCTGGCACGCAATTTAAAGAAGAAAACATTAAAGATATTAGAATAAAAAATAAATTGAAATTTGTTAGTAGGGGTGGTTTGAAGCTTGAAAAAGCTATAACATATTGGAATTTAGATTTTAAGGATAAAATTATTTTAGATATAGGAGCATCTACAGGAGGATTTACAGATTGTGCATTACAAAATGGTGCAATTAAAGTATTTGCAAATGATGTAGGTACAAATCAGCTAGATTATAAATTAAGAAGTGATGAAAGAGTTATTTCACTTGAACAAATTCATGTTAAAGATCTTGAACTCCAAGAAAAAGTTGACTATATAGTCATAGATGTTTCATTTATTTCTTTAACTAAAGTTATTCCTTTTTTCACTAAATTTTCAAAGGAAGATACTAAAGTAATTGCATTAATTAAACCTCAATTTGAAGTTGGAAGAGAAAAGATATCAAAAAATGGAATAGTTGTTGATGAAAAATATCATGATGAAGCAATTAAAAAAGTAATATCTTCTTTTAAAGATTTTAATTATGAGATATTAGATGTAATTGAATCTCCAATACTTGGAGGTAAAGGTAATAAAGAATTTTTAATTTATACAAAAAGGAGCAATTTATGA
- a CDS encoding S41 family peptidase, translated as MKINKKHLLTMFLIGALGYVTYSEESQIIRKKEIAAEQRANATVDIRNINKIIQTINRINEIWVGSEEVDKEKLYEAALRGMVKSLKDPYSEYLSEKETEEFNQDIDGIYIGVGMTIKKEVGDYLEVTSTFIGGPAFKSGIQIGDIITKIDDKDIIDLTATETSKRLKGDENTKVKVEIYRRGLKNPFTLTLKREKIKLGNVEYSMYDNKNKIGYISLLQFDNNVSEEIKNAVLDLKEQGMKKLIFDLRGNPGGSLQEAVKIASMFVPDDLIVSLKTKSGIDEKHTRIGEQIFKGEMVILVNKGSASASEIVTGVLKDYERATIIGETTYGKGVAQAIYPLINGKDVLKLTIAEYSTPKNNNINKNGIEPNIHIKMNPLLLDKGYSKETKEAKENRKKEIIKFLEEIEGKEKAAEIIKEGDKQFNVALKFLLGEKIESDKKDEEKLNKKTKKDKILEENNKKK; from the coding sequence ATGAAAATAAATAAAAAACATTTATTAACAATGTTTTTAATAGGTGCGTTAGGCTATGTAACATATTCTGAAGAAAGTCAAATTATAAGAAAAAAAGAAATAGCCGCAGAGCAGAGAGCAAATGCTACAGTTGATATAAGAAACATAAATAAAATTATTCAAACAATAAATCGTATTAATGAAATATGGGTTGGATCAGAAGAAGTTGATAAAGAAAAATTATATGAAGCAGCACTTCGTGGTATGGTTAAAAGTTTAAAAGATCCATATTCAGAATATTTAAGTGAAAAAGAAACTGAAGAATTTAATCAAGATATTGACGGTATTTATATCGGTGTTGGTATGACAATAAAAAAAGAAGTAGGAGATTATTTAGAAGTTACATCAACTTTCATTGGTGGACCTGCTTTTAAATCTGGAATACAAATAGGAGATATTATTACTAAAATAGATGATAAAGATATAATTGATCTTACAGCTACAGAAACTAGTAAAAGATTAAAAGGAGATGAAAATACTAAAGTTAAGGTTGAAATTTATAGACGTGGTTTAAAAAATCCTTTTACTCTTACATTAAAAAGAGAAAAAATTAAACTTGGTAATGTAGAATATAGCATGTATGATAATAAAAATAAAATAGGCTATATCTCATTATTACAATTTGATAATAATGTTTCTGAAGAAATTAAAAATGCAGTATTAGATTTAAAAGAACAAGGAATGAAGAAATTAATTTTTGATTTAAGAGGAAATCCAGGTGGATCACTTCAAGAAGCAGTTAAAATAGCTTCAATGTTTGTTCCAGATGATTTAATAGTATCTTTAAAAACTAAATCTGGTATAGATGAAAAACATACAAGAATAGGGGAACAAATATTTAAGGGTGAAATGGTAATATTAGTTAATAAAGGATCTGCTTCAGCTTCTGAGATTGTTACAGGAGTATTAAAAGATTATGAAAGAGCTACAATAATAGGTGAAACTACATATGGAAAAGGAGTAGCACAGGCTATATATCCCCTTATAAACGGAAAAGATGTTTTAAAATTAACTATAGCTGAATATTCTACACCAAAAAATAATAATATTAATAAAAATGGAATAGAACCAAATATACATATTAAAATGAATCCTTTATTATTAGATAAGGGATATTCAAAAGAAACAAAGGAAGCTAAAGAAAATAGAAAAAAAGAAATTATTAAATTTTTAGAAGAAATAGAAGGTAAGGAAAAAGCTGCTGAAATAATAAAAGAGGGGGATAAACAATTTAATGTAGCATTAAAATTCCTATTAGGAGAAAAGATTGAATCTGATAAAAAAGATGAAGAAAAATTAAATAAAAAAACTAAAAAAGATAAAATATTAGAAGAAAATAATAAAAAGAAATAG
- a CDS encoding GNAT family N-acetyltransferase, whose protein sequence is MKISRVDFENLYEFKDIKHEENNIYYAISFEHRIFGYLTLKKEDKLILKDIYIKKDYRNSGYGSKLIEYAIYDCINLGYDQMVALKHKKINNFLEKNDFIKINGIYVRMNLKEELEESNSTIKIGKMSIIINIILVIFKMFLGYTFKINSFIADGINSFSDLINNVLVLIGASIGKSPNDEDHPFGHGKVESVFSLIIGVIIIFTSFGVLKNGVLMLVRKEYLLINNKFYTILFISVLLVFIKTLQYLYVYLVSKKYTNPLINALLLDYNVDILLSIMVMLGLLTSKFVSPNIDAVLSIMISGYLIFQGYNVVKENTLILMDSQDENLLLNIKLLTLEVKEIENIHDVYMTTVGKNIYIIADIRFRSNITLEEAHDIAVIAEKKIKFRYSNIKKVIYHMEPTYDKE, encoded by the coding sequence ATGAAGATAAGTAGAGTTGATTTTGAAAATTTATATGAATTTAAAGATATTAAACATGAAGAAAATAACATATATTATGCTATTTCATTTGAACATAGAATATTTGGATATTTGACTTTAAAAAAAGAAGATAAATTAATTTTAAAAGATATATATATTAAGAAGGATTATAGAAATAGTGGTTATGGTTCTAAATTAATAGAATATGCAATTTACGATTGCATAAATTTAGGTTATGACCAAATGGTCGCACTGAAACATAAGAAAATAAATAATTTTTTAGAGAAAAATGATTTTATAAAAATAAATGGTATTTATGTTAGAATGAATTTAAAGGAAGAGTTAGAAGAATCTAATTCAACAATTAAAATAGGAAAAATGTCAATAATAATAAACATCATACTTGTGATTTTTAAAATGTTTTTAGGATATACTTTTAAAATAAATTCATTTATTGCTGATGGAATAAATTCATTTTCTGATTTAATTAATAATGTGTTAGTATTAATTGGTGCTAGTATTGGTAAGAGTCCCAATGATGAAGATCACCCATTTGGTCATGGTAAGGTTGAATCTGTATTTAGTTTAATAATAGGTGTAATAATTATTTTCACATCATTTGGTGTGTTAAAAAATGGAGTTTTAATGTTGGTTAGAAAAGAGTATTTACTAATAAATAATAAATTTTATACAATATTATTTATATCTGTATTATTGGTATTTATTAAAACATTACAATACTTATATGTTTATCTTGTATCAAAGAAATACACAAATCCTTTAATAAATGCTTTGTTGCTTGACTACAATGTAGATATACTTCTTTCTATTATGGTCATGTTAGGTTTATTGACATCTAAATTTGTTTCACCAAATATAGATGCAGTCCTTTCTATTATGATTTCAGGATATTTAATTTTTCAAGGATATAATGTTGTTAAAGAAAATACATTAATATTAATGGACTCTCAAGATGAGAATTTATTATTAAATATAAAATTACTAACTTTGGAAGTTAAAGAAATTGAAAATATACATGATGTATATATGACTACAGTAGGTAAAAATATATATATTATTGCAGATATTAGATTTAGATCTAATATTACATTAGAAGAGGCTCATGATATAGCAGTTATAGCAGAGAAAAAAATTAAATTTAGATATTCTAATATAAAAAAAGTAATATATCATATGGAACCAACATATGACAAGGAGTAG
- the ylqF gene encoding ribosome biogenesis GTPase YlqF gives MSVIINWYPGHMKKTKEMIVENLKIVDLVIEILDARIPISSKNPDIEYLAKNKLRVVILNKIDLVDEAKLKEWEKYFIENNISHHFLAISVEKNKNFNELRKIVNKIYDEKLEKMKKKGLRKTVVRAMIVGIPNVGKSKFINKFSNKNKAKVGNKPGFTRGKQWITVDDKFELLDTPGVLWPKFEDNMVSFNLAITGSIRDDILPLEDVSNRLIDIMKEQCIIDNLIYSYNLDEETLITKTNIEIFELLEKRLGIYKNEKFSYELISRRLLKDYRIGKLGKFLLEYPKDFKKEGTNEF, from the coding sequence ATGAGTGTGATAATTAACTGGTATCCAGGTCATATGAAAAAAACTAAGGAAATGATAGTTGAAAATTTAAAAATAGTTGACTTAGTTATTGAGATATTAGATGCTAGAATACCAATTTCAAGTAAAAATCCTGATATAGAATATTTGGCTAAAAATAAGTTAAGAGTTGTTATTTTGAATAAAATAGATCTAGTAGATGAAGCAAAATTAAAAGAATGGGAAAAATATTTTATTGAAAATAATATATCTCACCATTTTTTAGCAATAAGTGTTGAAAAAAATAAGAACTTTAATGAACTTAGAAAAATAGTTAATAAGATATATGATGAAAAACTTGAAAAAATGAAGAAAAAAGGACTAAGAAAAACTGTTGTCAGGGCTATGATAGTAGGTATTCCTAATGTTGGAAAATCTAAATTTATAAATAAATTTTCAAATAAAAATAAAGCAAAAGTTGGAAATAAGCCAGGATTTACGAGAGGAAAACAATGGATAACAGTTGATGATAAATTTGAATTATTAGATACACCAGGAGTTTTATGGCCAAAATTTGAAGATAATATGGTATCATTTAATTTAGCCATAACAGGTTCTATTAGAGATGACATTCTTCCATTAGAAGATGTATCAAATAGATTGATAGATATTATGAAAGAGCAATGTATAATAGATAATTTAATATATTCATATAATTTAGATGAAGAAACTTTAATTACTAAGACAAATATAGAAATATTTGAGTTATTAGAAAAAAGGTTAGGTATATATAAAAATGAAAAATTTAGTTATGAGTTAATCTCAAGGAGATTACTCAAGGATTATAGGATAGGTAAGTTAGGTAAATTTCTACTAGAATATCCTAAAGATTTTAAGAAAGAAGGTACAAATGAATTTTAA
- a CDS encoding peptidase U32 family protein: MKIVGPAGNFEKLDAAIKAGADEVFLGLKGFGARRNNDNFAMKELLDGIDYAHKKGVKVLLALNTIMRDMEIKSVYKNFKPIYEHGVDAVIVQDFGLIKFLKTNFPNLVLHGSTQMTVANYVEANYLKELGLSRVVLARELSFEEIKEIRENTDIELEVFVSGSMCISYSGNCYVSSFIGGRSGNRGMCAYTCRKKFKDEEGKLSYFLSPNDQLLEEAEIKKLKDIGINAIKVEGRKKQPEYIYETVSYYRDILNGINRKSESYKLFNRGYSKGYFYLDDKLMNHKYSSNFGYLLGKVENNEIKLLDDLILGDGIQYVNQHFEKIDGIYVNKIYKNGSKVQNAKKGDIIYLPDIPKGTKYLYKNYSKEINDRINHDIKVVKRYKNIDAKVIANLNNELYIEFSTMNNFNKKIKVEFKGEILDSIANKKITKKDIIDKLSELGDTDFNINNIEVQYDDLAFIPFSKIKQIKRMLVEKLETKLIDSYKNDELEFIEFKYSKFDKPISPIFSALCRTDEQENMCRRLGITKIYRENFDIAKQKNIFNSLLNQNTNLVSNLYQLIKGKENGIKNQAMNWNFNVFNNISIDVYSEFDNIDTIFLSPELNYKQLKLMTNTALKRGLVIYGNLKTMYIEHTIDNKKYKEIQGEHFDRYKVIKNELNNIELYLYKPMNLIPKLDLIYSLNLDELRLDFTFENEDEVEKIIKSLKTKTGKYNPYAFDMGVS, from the coding sequence ATGAAAATAGTTGGACCTGCGGGTAATTTTGAAAAACTAGATGCAGCAATTAAAGCAGGAGCAGATGAAGTCTTTTTAGGATTAAAAGGTTTTGGTGCAAGAAGAAATAATGATAATTTTGCAATGAAAGAGTTATTAGATGGAATAGATTATGCTCATAAAAAAGGTGTTAAGGTTCTACTTGCTCTTAATACAATAATGAGAGATATGGAAATTAAGTCCGTTTATAAGAATTTCAAACCAATATATGAACATGGAGTTGATGCTGTAATAGTTCAAGATTTTGGTTTAATTAAATTTCTAAAAACAAATTTCCCTAATCTAGTTTTACATGGCAGTACTCAAATGACAGTAGCGAATTATGTAGAAGCTAATTATTTAAAAGAATTAGGACTTTCAAGAGTTGTACTTGCAAGAGAATTATCATTTGAGGAAATAAAGGAAATTAGAGAAAATACAGATATTGAACTTGAGGTATTTGTTTCAGGTTCTATGTGTATTTCTTATTCTGGAAATTGCTATGTATCAAGTTTTATAGGAGGAAGAAGTGGAAACAGAGGTATGTGTGCTTATACATGTAGAAAAAAATTTAAAGATGAAGAAGGAAAATTATCATATTTTCTATCACCTAATGATCAATTACTAGAGGAAGCTGAAATAAAAAAATTAAAAGATATAGGTATAAATGCTATTAAAGTGGAAGGTAGAAAAAAGCAACCAGAATATATATATGAAACTGTTTCATATTATAGAGATATATTAAATGGGATTAACAGAAAAAGTGAAAGTTATAAACTATTTAATAGAGGATATTCTAAAGGTTATTTCTATTTAGACGATAAATTAATGAATCATAAATATTCATCAAATTTCGGTTATCTTTTAGGTAAAGTTGAAAATAATGAAATTAAGCTACTTGATGATTTAATTTTAGGAGATGGAATACAATATGTAAATCAGCATTTTGAAAAAATAGATGGTATTTATGTAAATAAGATATATAAGAATGGTTCAAAAGTTCAAAATGCTAAAAAAGGAGACATCATATATCTACCAGATATACCTAAAGGAACAAAGTATTTGTATAAGAATTATTCAAAGGAAATAAATGATAGAATTAATCATGATATTAAAGTGGTAAAGAGATATAAAAATATAGATGCAAAAGTAATAGCAAATTTAAATAATGAATTATATATTGAATTTTCAACTATGAATAATTTCAATAAAAAAATTAAAGTAGAATTTAAAGGTGAAATTTTAGATTCTATTGCAAATAAGAAGATTACAAAAAAGGATATAATAGATAAATTATCGGAACTAGGAGATACAGATTTTAATATAAATAATATAGAGGTTCAATATGATGATCTTGCATTTATACCTTTTAGTAAAATTAAACAAATAAAAAGAATGTTGGTTGAAAAATTAGAAACTAAACTAATAGATTCATATAAAAATGATGAGCTAGAATTTATAGAATTTAAATATTCTAAATTTGATAAACCGATTAGTCCAATTTTTTCAGCATTATGTAGAACAGATGAACAAGAAAATATGTGTAGAAGATTAGGTATTACAAAAATATATAGAGAAAATTTTGATATAGCTAAACAAAAGAATATTTTTAATTCATTGCTTAATCAAAATACAAATCTTGTTTCAAATTTATATCAATTAATAAAAGGTAAAGAAAATGGAATTAAAAATCAAGCGATGAATTGGAATTTTAATGTTTTTAATAATATTAGCATTGATGTTTATTCAGAATTTGATAATATAGATACAATATTTCTTTCACCAGAATTAAACTATAAGCAACTTAAATTAATGACTAATACAGCTCTTAAAAGAGGATTAGTCATATATGGAAACTTAAAAACAATGTATATAGAACATACCATAGATAATAAGAAGTATAAGGAAATACAAGGTGAACATTTTGATAGATATAAGGTTATAAAAAATGAGTTAAATAATATAGAACTTTATTTGTATAAGCCTATGAATTTAATTCCTAAATTAGATTTAATTTATTCATTAAATCTTGATGAATTAAGACTTGACTTTACTTTTGAAAATGAAGATGAAGTTGAAAAAATTATTAAATCCTTGAAAACAAAAACAGGTAAATATAATCCATATGCTTTCGATATGGGGGTAAGTTAA